One Danio aesculapii chromosome 11, fDanAes4.1, whole genome shotgun sequence genomic region harbors:
- the vmac gene encoding vimentin-type intermediate filament-associated coiled-coil protein: protein MSSPSPVQIREANAHLAALHRRVSELEQRLREAERTVREQAESLIRKDEQLRAATQEITEAKDKEIFFLHEKLCQSEESIHKLNQTIKEKDSLIGQLQHRCQLLDNICKSRPLLDSMLAQMAEAERMGPVSDLGKPTTNSSLTDGESNCSPSCLSNHKDFSLSEDDSDDQELDGVVFGTTV, encoded by the exons ATGTCATCCCCGTCGCCGGTGCAGATCCGAGAGGCGAACGCGCACCTGGCCGCCCTGCACCGCCGGGTCTCGGAGCTGGAGCAGCGGCTGCGGGAGGCGGAGAGGACCGTGCGGGAGCAGGCAGAGAGTCTCATCCGCAAAGACGAGCAGCTGAGAGCCGCCACGCAGGAGATCACGGAGGCCAAGGACAA aGAGATCTTCTTCCTCCACGAGAAGCTCTGCCAATCAGAGGAATCCATCCATAAACTCAACCAAACCATTAAAGAAAAAGACTCTCTGATTGGACAGTTACAACACAGATGTCAACTACTGGACAACATTTGCAAAAGCCGTCCGCTACTAGACAGCATGCTGGCCCAGATGGCTGAAGCAGAGAGGATGGGGCCGGTCAGTGACTTGGGGAAGCCCACCACCAACAGCTCGCTCACCGACGGAGAGTCCAACTGCAGCCCCAGCTGCCTCTCCAACCACAAAGATTTCTCACTCAGCGAGGACGACTCTGACGATCAGGAATTAGATGGGGTTGTGTTCGGGACCACTGTATGA
- the larp6b gene encoding la-related protein 6b, which translates to MSSPGFTDIFHCEDTQQSKGLFSYTDDGLNDSLDGSSTDLTDVFEEDFCEGELWIPPNDDVMQQIAAQLENYLSDENLSDDAFLLKHVQRNKMGYVSLKLLTSFKKIRDLTRDWRTTLAAARTSLQLEVNEMGTKVRRRTPVPDWLLCIPTSKLLLAWNFLDGAGPVKEKFESPGVEQLGIMEAAMRVFSPYGTISSLRILRPGKEIPTELKRYTKKHLELGRKVCAVVEYEYLEGARKAYETLKAEEQQGGRGICVVLLGSRGTRKPGCSQGLADEEQEDCIDIDVLKRPNRKARQFGYSLEDSAVCSSSESDFAPASPRPNRRVSRPQALYGSPLAIPRVSTFRSDPYRNPLGSPVGSPLQPRKLFPCSHVTSPLATHPFSSTPSGAGTSFKYKATGELSPDDLGFTGSPWVQRRKNAAQVIQPEMASSMSPSQLIKSLSVLVVRQPVGPDGTKGFHNCIGRGKVLLPQ; encoded by the exons gagttcaactgatttaactgatgTTTTTGAGGAGGATTTCTGTGAGGGTGAGCTATGGATTCCTCCAAACGATGATGTGATGCAACAAATTGCTGCCCAGCTTGAGAACTATCTTTCTGATGAGAACCTATCAGATGATGCTTTTCTCCTAAAACACGTCCAAAGGAACAAGATGGGTTACGTTAGTTTAAAGCTGTTGACATCTTTCAAAAAG attcgAGATCTCACACGTGACTGGCGCACCACACTGGCGGCAGCAAGAACCTCTCTGCAGCTGGAAGTGAATGAGATGGGAACCAAGGTGCGACGACGGACTCCAGTACCTGATTGGCTCTTATGCATTCCCACAAGCAAGCTGCTTTTGGCCTGGAACTTCCTGGATGGCGCTGGTCCAGTCAAGGAGAAGTTTGAGTCACCTGGTGTGGAGCAGCTAGGCATCATGGAAGCCGCAATGCGTGTGTTTTCCCCTTATGGCACCATTTCATCCCTCCGCATTCTGCGCCCTGGGAAAGAAATCCCTACGGAGTTGAAACGCTACACTAAGAAACATCTCGAACTGGGGCGCAAAGTATGTGCTGTGGTAGAGTATGAGTATCTAGAGGGCGCACGCAAAGCTTATGAGACCCTGAAGGCGGAGGAGCAGCAGGGAGGACGGGGCATTTGTGTGGTCCTGCTGGGTAGCCGTGGAACCCGTAAGCCAGGATGCAGCCAAGGCCTTGCAGACGAGGAGCAAGAAGACTGCATCGACATCGATGTTTTGAAGAGACCCAACAGAAAGGCCAGGCAGTTTGGTTATTCTCTGGAGGATTCGGCTGTTTGCAGCTCTTCAGAGTCTGATTTTGCCCCTGCCTCTCCCCGGCCCAACCGCAGGGTCTCCCGCCCTCAGGCCCTCTACGGCAGCCCTCTTGCCATCCCGCGGGTATCCACTTTCCGCTCTGACCCTTACAGGAATCCCCTTGGCAGTCCTGTTGGAAGCCCGCTCCAGCCTCGTAAGCTTTTTCCTTGCAGTCATGTGACATCTCCTCTGGCTACACATCCTTTCAGCAGCACGCCAAGCGGAGCTGGCACATCCTTCAAGTACAAGGCCACAGGTGAGCTCTCCCCAGATGATCTGGGCTTCACAGGCAGCCCGTGGGTTCAGAGACGTAAAAATGCAGCTCAGGTCATTCAGCCTGAGATGGCCAGCTCGATGTCACCCAGTCAGCTAATCAAGTCTTTAAGTGTGCTGGTTGTGCGTCAGCCTGTCGGCCCTGATGGGACCAAAGGTTTCCACAACTGCATCGGTCGAGGGAAAGTGCTGCTACCCCAATGA